GCTGTAACTTCCAACCGGCTGCCTTGTGGCAGCCGGTTTCTTGATTTAGGGCGCCCGCATGTAATGGGTATCCTTAATGTCACGCCTGATTCCTTTTCTGACGGTGGCCGCTTTTCACAGATTGATGCGGCATTGCGCCATGCAGAATCGATGTGTCGAGCTGGCGCAACACTGATTGATGTCGGAGGGGAATCGACTCGTCCTGGGGCGCGTCATGTTTCTGCATTAGAAGAGCTTGAGCGCGTTGCGCCAGTGGTGGAGGCTATTGCTGCTGAGCTGGATGTCATTATTTCGGTTGATACGTCCACGCCGGCTGTTATGCGCGAAGCTGCACGACTGGGGGCCGGATTGATCAATGATGTTCGTTCTCTGCAGCGCGATGGTGCACTGGATGCTGTCGCTGATACGGCGCTTCCTGTGTGTCTAATGCATATGCGTGGC
The Pseudomonas mendocina DNA segment above includes these coding regions:
- the folP gene encoding dihydropteroate synthase — its product is MSVAVTSNRLPCGSRFLDLGRPHVMGILNVTPDSFSDGGRFSQIDAALRHAESMCRAGATLIDVGGESTRPGARHVSALEELERVAPVVEAIAAELDVIISVDTSTPAVMREAARLGAGLINDVRSLQRDGALDAVADTALPVCLMHMRGEPDSMQSNPQYADVLVEVRDFLSERMAACAKAGIPDERIILDPGFGFAKTLEHNLSLFRRMDALHELGRPLLVGVSRKSMIGKVLANEIGERLYGSLALAALAVAKGAHIIRVHDVAETMDVVRMIAAVQAAE